From Candidatus Hydrogenedens sp., a single genomic window includes:
- a CDS encoding CTP synthase — MSDKKQPLKYIFTTGGVVSSIGKGIVCASLGLLLESRGYKIALMKMDPYINVDPGTMNPFEHGEVFVTDDGAETDLDLGHYQRFTHAKLSRRSNTTTGAIYNAVIQKERDGAYLGKTVQVIPHITDEIKNRIRALTVDEDDVDIAIIEIGGTVGDIESLPFLEALRQFRLEVGPENCCFIHVTLVPYIEAANELKTKPTQHSVRALRDIGIQPNIIICRTGISKLEKEQRQKVALFCDVPENAIINAQDISPIYAIPLNFKEQNLDITVLKILGLEVREGNLTEWIDIVNRLVSATEEVRIAAVGKYTGHGDAYKSINEAFVHAGIANNCKVKYEWIDSERFDPGREKPEDVLQGYQGILIGPGFGTRGIEGKINVARFARENRIPYFGICLGMQVAVIEIARNCLGLKDAHTTEVNPQTPHPVISLLTEQKGISSKGGTMRLGAYPCELQPNTLAYKAYGQTLIYERHRHRYEFNNAYRKDFEEKAGMIISGIHHRKFMDMEEELTEMIELKPDIHPWFCACQFHPEFKSTPLKPQPLFCAFIKSALQYKKTR; from the coding sequence ATGTCCGATAAAAAACAACCGTTAAAATATATCTTTACCACAGGGGGAGTTGTTTCCTCAATTGGTAAAGGTATCGTCTGCGCCAGTCTTGGTTTGCTTTTAGAATCTCGTGGCTATAAAATAGCTCTTATGAAAATGGACCCTTACATTAATGTAGACCCGGGGACCATGAATCCATTCGAACATGGAGAGGTGTTTGTAACGGATGATGGCGCCGAAACAGACCTTGACTTAGGACATTATCAACGATTTACCCATGCTAAATTATCTCGCAGAAGCAATACGACTACAGGTGCTATCTATAATGCCGTCATTCAGAAAGAACGCGATGGTGCCTATTTAGGTAAAACGGTTCAGGTTATACCGCACATAACCGATGAGATAAAAAACCGCATCCGTGCTTTAACAGTTGATGAGGACGATGTGGATATTGCCATTATAGAAATTGGGGGCACTGTCGGCGATATAGAAAGCCTGCCATTCCTTGAAGCATTGCGACAATTCCGTTTGGAAGTAGGGCCCGAAAATTGTTGTTTTATCCATGTTACATTGGTTCCTTACATTGAAGCGGCAAATGAATTAAAGACAAAACCTACCCAACATAGCGTTCGTGCTTTACGCGATATCGGTATCCAGCCGAACATTATCATCTGTCGAACAGGAATAAGCAAACTCGAAAAAGAACAGCGACAAAAAGTAGCGTTGTTTTGCGATGTGCCCGAAAATGCTATCATTAACGCACAGGACATCTCCCCTATTTACGCCATTCCATTAAACTTCAAAGAGCAGAATTTAGATATCACTGTTTTGAAAATATTAGGGCTGGAAGTCCGCGAAGGTAATCTAACCGAATGGATAGATATCGTTAACCGCCTCGTTTCGGCTACAGAAGAAGTGCGTATTGCAGCCGTAGGAAAATATACCGGTCATGGCGACGCTTACAAAAGTATTAATGAAGCCTTCGTTCATGCCGGTATTGCGAACAATTGCAAAGTGAAATACGAATGGATTGACTCGGAGCGATTTGACCCCGGAAGGGAAAAACCGGAGGACGTTCTTCAGGGCTATCAGGGTATTTTAATTGGACCGGGTTTTGGAACGCGCGGAATAGAAGGAAAAATTAATGTGGCACGGTTCGCACGCGAAAATCGTATTCCCTACTTTGGTATATGTTTAGGTATGCAAGTAGCCGTCATCGAGATAGCCCGAAACTGTTTGGGCTTGAAAGATGCCCATACAACAGAGGTAAATCCGCAAACACCCCATCCAGTAATTTCCCTGCTCACGGAACAAAAAGGTATATCATCGAAAGGCGGAACAATGCGTTTGGGTGCTTATCCGTGTGAGTTGCAACCGAATACCCTCGCATATAAAGCATACGGTCAAACATTGATTTATGAACGACATCGACATCGTTACGAATTCAATAATGCCTATCGTAAAGATTTTGAAGAAAAAGCAGGTATGATTATAAGTGGTATTCATCACCGAAAATTTATGGATATGGAAGAAGAATTAACAGAGATGATAGAACTTAAACCAGATATTCATCCATGGTTCTGTGCCTGTCAGTTCCATCCCGAATTTAAAAGCACACCCTTAAAACCACAACCGTTATTCTGTGCTTTCATAAAATCTGCCCTACAATACAAAAAAACGAGATGA